The genome window CGGGCACGCTCCAGCTGAAGCCGGAGTGGCCGTCGCCGAAGCCGGCCTCGCACACGTCCGGGCGAAACTCGTCGGCCGTGAGCAGATAGTCCCGGCCGTCCACCACCAGCTTGACTTCCTGGCGCACGGACGGGGCGTTGGCGTCCCGGACCCAGCCGAGGATACGCTCGGGTTGGGGCGGATCGAGGTGGCCGAGGACGCCACCCGGGGCCTCCATCACGAAACGCAGGCCGTGCAGGGTCAGGGAGAATTCCACCGGCCCGGGAGGCCCGAAACTGTTGAGGCGGTGTTCCAGGTCCTCGCGGCTCATGTCCGCGCTCAACTGGCACATTTTCGTGAAGTCGTCGGCCGTGCGGCGCTGTCCGCCCCAGGCGCGCCGGGAGGTGGCGGACAGGGGCGCCTCGCGCGTGAGCGCCGGGGCGGTGCGGCTGAAAAGCAGCGCCAGGGCCTGCCTGGCCACGTTGCCGTAGCCCGGGCGGTCCTTGGCCGAGGTCACCGGCAGGAGCTCGCAATCGATGATCTCGCCCGCGTCCACCTGGGGCGCCATGACGTGGAGGGTGGCGCCGAAGGTCTTGGCCCGCTCGAAACAGGCCCAGGCCTCGGGCGCGGTGCCGGGATAGTCGGGCGAGCCGGGATGGAAATTGTAGGCGCCCAGGCTGAAGGCCGCCAGGCAGTCGGCCGGCACGATCACCGGGGACAGGTAGGAAATCAGCCGGGACTTGGGCCCCAGGCTGGGGATGAGCTCCCGCAGCGAGGGGAGGTCGAGCAGGTGATGCACCGTGACGGCAAGCCCGTGGGCGCCGAGGATCTGGCGCAACGAAAGCGCGTCATCATTGGAGGAGAGCAGAACGATATCGATAGCCATGTCGAATCCTCCGCGTCGGTCGCGGGATAGCGGCGCGGATCATTGCGCCATGTCCGGAAAATAACGGTGACGGAGTGTCCGGTCAAGCCGTGGGCCGCCGCGGCCGGCCGGGCTACTTTTTGACCTTGTCGAAGGTGACGTTGCCCGTCCCGGCGGTCGAATACCGCAACGCGTCCACCTGGCCGTCGGCGCCGAACACCAACTGGAAGTTGTGGACATTGCCCGTCGCGTCGGCGCCGTCGTAGATCGCGTACAGCAGATGCCGCATGGGAATGTTCTGGTTGTCCTTGGTCAGGACGATGCCGTCCGCGCTCTGGCTCAGGCGCAACTGGCCCAGGGTCGGGTGTTTGTAGGCACCGGCGGCATGCCGGTCGATATCATAGGCCCGGAATTTCGCGGAGTGTTTCGGGGTGGTTGGGCCGGTCGCCTCGCCGGAAGGGGCGGCCTCGGCCGTGGCGTCCGGGGCGGGTTGGCGCGGCGGCGCGGTGTCGGACGCGGCCGTGGCCTGGGCCGGTTCGGCGCGTGACGGGCTGGCCTCGGCCTTGGCCGGTTGGCCGGCCTCGGGCCGGGCCGGCGCGGCCGTGGACGTTGCTTGCGCGGCCTTGGCCGCCGCCGGCGATTCGGTGACGGGCAGACGCAGGATATGGCCCGGGGTCAACCGGTCGGGATGGCTGAGGGCGTTGGCGCGGACCAGGGCGTCCGGCGAAAAGCCGAGCTTGCGGGCGATGCGGCCCAACGTGTCGCCGCTTTGCACGGTATAGGTCCCGGCGTCGGCCTGGCCCGTGTCGGGAGCGGCCGGAAGCTCGGTTCGGGCCGGGACGGGCAGGGCGAGAAGCGCCACGACCGCAACCGGCGGCAACAGACGGGCAAAAGGAATGGGCATGATGGAAAATCCGAAACAAACGTTGAGGTTGGCTCGGTACGACAAGTCGGTACGTTTCCCGCACTATAGGGAAAAGAGCCTTGCCTGACAATGCGAAAAACCGGCCGTCCCCGGGGGCCTTTACGGCAGGGCGGCCCTGCGCCCGATTCTTGCCAAGGGACTTGCCTTCCGGCCGGTTAACCCTTACCTGTTGGAGCGGCTGGGATGTCGCGGCAGTGGCGCCCCGGTGGAGTAGAGAAGACGCCGTTCGGATCGTATGCTTGGCGTCCCGGCTGGCCCCGGCCCCGGGGCGTTCGTTCGTTTGTGGGCGAGGCCGCGCGCTTTCGCCGCATGGCGACCTTCCATCCCCGGTCTTCCCCGCAACCTGTTCCCGTCGCGCCCGACCACCCCGTGCCTCCGGCGTGGCCGGCCGGTTTGATCGCGGCCCGACGGCCCGCACGCTCGGCAAGGGAGAAAAGACCCACTCTATGGACAACCCGCAAGGCAACGAGAAGACCGGAACGGGCGGCGACGCCCGCCTGGCCGGCTTCGGCATGTCCCTTTCCGACAAGGAAAAAAAGAACCTGCTCACCTTCCTTTCCATCGGGGTCATCCTGGTGGAGTTCGCCGTGACCATCGCCGCCGTGTGCTACGGCATCATCAATTCCCAAAAACTGCCCGACGGCACCGTCCAGTTCCGTTTCCCCTGGATTCCCTACGGCGTCGCCCTGATCCTGGCCCCGGTGGCCATCATGTTCGTGGTCAACATCATCGGCATGGGATTCACCCGCTTTTTTAGGGGCGAGCCCCATTTCGACGAGGAAAGCCTGGGATTCGTGCCCGAACGCCTGCGACGGCTCATCCGCCTGTCGCGAGGGTTGCCCACCATCATCCTGCTCGGCGGCCTGATCCTTCTGGGCGTGGCCCTGTACTACCTCGACGCCGTCATCCAGATGCTGCTGCGCGTTGGCGACCACGTGGAGGTCATCGCGCCCTGGGTCATGGTCGGGCTCGTGGTGGCCTGGTGCCTGAGCTACCTCGTGCGCATGTGGTTTCTCTACAAGACCCGGCGCATGCAGGAGGAATACGCCTTCCGCCGCGAGGTGCTCGAACGCACGGGCATCGTCATCGTGGACGGGCAAAAGCACATCGCCGCCGACGGCCGCCTCATCGGCGAACAGCCCAGCCTGCCCGGCCGCGTCATCGACGTGCTGCCGCCCGGCGAATCCGACGCCGACAAGGACGCCCCATGACCGCATCCGAAAAAACCGCCGAAGCCCTGCGCGAAACCGCCCGGCGGGCGTTGTTGCGCCGCGTGGCCAAAACCGCCGACGCCGGCCGGGCCGAGGCCCTGGCCGCCTTCGTCGGCCTGACCCGGCCCGATCTCGGACCGGAGGCCGCGGCGGTCATCGCCGAGAAAACGCCGCGCCTTCTGCCGGGGCTCACGGAAAAATGGGTCGGCCTGTTCGTGGACCGGCTTTTCGAAACCGTGCCCCGGGAGCAGATCGCCATCCTGTGCGACGGCAGCGAGGAAAACGAGGCCGCCCTGGCCCTGGCCTACGTCATGTTCCTCGAATCCGAGCGCATGGAGCGGCAGATGGCCGAGGATCTGGCCGCCTGCGACCTGCCCGTGGGCGAGGACGGCTGCGACCTGGCCGCCGACGTCTGCCGCCGCCTGGCCATGGTCGAGGAACGGCGCCGCCAGGCCGACCACGAAAAGGCCGCCGCCTACAAGCGCTCCCGGCGCGACCTCCAGTGACCCCGTTTCACCCCGAGGGCGATGGCCCCCCGGCAACCGCCCCCTTTCGCCCGGGGGAGGGGCGCGCCGACCGGCCGGTGCCCGGGCCCGCCCCGTGCCTGCCCCGGCCAACGGCCGGAGCCTGAGAGGCTATGCACGAACGGCTGTTGGACTGGCTGGTTTGCCCGGGTTGCCTGCCCGAGGAACGGCGGCTTGGGATTTCGGGGCAACGCCGGGAGGGTGCGGATATCGTCTCGGGCCGGCTGACCTGCCCGGGCTGCGGCGCGGCCTATGCCGTCGAGGACGGCCTGGCCGACCTGACGCCGCCGGGGCTGGCCGTGCCCGCCCCGCAGGCCCGCTACGACGGCGAACGCCTGGCCGCCTCGTATCTGTGGAGCCATTTCGCCGATTTGTGGAACGACCCCGAGGCCACGGCCGCCTCCGCGAGTTTCGCCGCCCTGGGCGACGGGGCGCGGGGGCCGGGGCTCGACGCCGGCTGCGCCGTGGGCCGTTGTACCCTGGAGCTGGCCGCGCGCGTCGGGTTTGCCGTTGGCGTGGATCTGTCGCGCCAATTCGTGGCCCTGGCCCGGCGCATCGTCCGGGAGGGCGGGCTGGCCTTCTTCGCGCCGCTGCAAGGCCTGCGCACCACGGAATGCTCCTTCGCCCTGCCGGGGCGGCTGCGCCGGGGCGGGGTGGAATTCCTGCGCGCCGACGCCATGGCCCTGCCGTTTCGACGGGAGGTGTTCGGCGTCGCGGTTTCGCTCAACCTCGTGGACAAGCTGCCCGCGCCGCGCCGGCACTTGCGGGAGTGTCAGCGGGTCTGCGCTGCGCCGGCCACGCTGGTCGTGGCCGATCCGTTCTCCTGGTCGCCGGACGTCGCCCCGCCCGAGGCCTGGCTCGGCGGCACGCCGGAAACCGGCGACAGCGCGGCCGCGACCGCGGCCTTTCTGGCCGAAACGCCCGGCTGGTCGGCCCGGCCCGGCGGCAACGTGGCCTGGAGCCTCCGGGACCACAAGAACCGCTACGAACGCATCACGAGCGAAATCGTCCTGGCCCGCCGGGCCGCCGCCGCGTGTCGGCTCCCTTGAGCAATACCATACGGCGTCTCTCCTTTTCGAGGACGCGCCCCTGGCCGCCTACTCGCCTTCCAGGGCCTCGTCGATGTAGGGCGCGATGGGCATGCCGGCGGCGCGCAGGTTCTGCCTGGCGGCGCGGACCTTCTCCAGGGGGATGGCCCGGGCGCGCCAGTAGGCCGCCGGGTCGTCGAGAAAGGCGGCGATGACCGCGTAGCCTTCCTCGTAGCCGGCCACCTCGTGGCAGCAGTCCACGATCCAGCGCGGCCCCAGCGCGCCCAGCCGATGGCCCCCGCCGGAAAGGTCGCTCGAAAGCGTGCGGAACTGGTCGAGGGTCTCCCGCCAGAAGGGCTGGCCGCCCGGCCCCAGGCCCACCGGGTCGACGAAGATGTAGGGCGCCGGCAGGCACTGGCCGATCTTCATGAAGGTCAGCGCCATGTTGATCTCGTAGCAGGTGCCGAAACCGCCCAGGTTGAAGACCTTGAACAGCGACCGCCGGTCCAGGATGTCCTGGCGGGTGTTCAGCGCCAAGTTGGTGAACTGGGCCACGGCCTCGGGCGCGAAATTGGTGTGCTGGCCGATCTCCTCGGCGTTGATGCCCACCCCGATCCGGTAGATGCCCAGGGCGGCGGCCGCGTCGTCCACGATGCGCATGACCCCCGGCCCCGAGCCGTGGGCCACGCCGAAGCCCTCGCCCAGGCGCGGATGGTCGCGCAGCCGGCGCAGGAAATCGACGATCGGCCCCGTCAGCACCGGCTCCAGCACGTCCACCGAGGAGCCGAACATGGCCATGGTGGTGTGCACGCGCGGCAGAAGCTCCTTGCCCGGCCGGGTCACCCAAAGCCCCCGGTAGAATTCCCGCACCTGCCTCGCGCCGTCGATTTCCAGGAGCAGGTAGAAGCGCATGCCCTCGCCCTCCAGGCGCACCAGCTCCTCGTAGAGCGTCTGGTCCATGCGGAAGTGCGGCAGCCGGCAGACCTCGCCCACGGCGCAGCCCATGCCCCGGGCCACCACCACGCCGATGCCGTTGCGCTTGAGCACCCGCAGGGTATCCACCGGCGGCAGGGCGTCGGACACGAACACCTTCGACAGGTTCTGCTCGCCGCCCACGTACTTGAGCACGTCCAGGAACGGCCGCGCCCGCTTGGGGATCTCCTCGCCGGCCAGCACCCCCTCCGCGATGTTGCCCCGGGCGTATTCGTAGACCAGCCGCCACTGGAACTCCTGCAGCCACTCCCCTTCCTCCTGCTCCCAGGGGATGGAGATCATCCGGCCGGGCATGAAGATGCGGCCGTAGCTGCCGCCCTGGCCCGGGGCGGCCGTGATCTCGTCGAAAAGCACCGCGTTGACCTCGGGCGTGAAAATCTCGGTCAAATGGGCGAAATCGACGCCGGCGGCCAGCACCTCCTTGGCCCGCGACGGCGCGAGCACCCGCTGGGCCACCTTGGCCAGGGCGGCGTCGGCCGGATAGAGGCGCAGGCGCACGGCCAGCCCCGACGTCTCCACGGCCGCCTCGCCGCCGTTGTAGAGCTCCACCTGGCGCGGCGTGGCCAGGCCCGTGGTCCGGATGCCGTCCAGCAGCCGCGAGGCCAGGTGGAAGACGTCCGGATGGGAGGTTTCGCGTTCGATGAACGCCACATAGGGCCCCAGGGCGATGCGCACCGCCCCGACCAGGAACTCCTTGGGCTCCATGCGCCGCGGCAGTCCGGCCGGCGACGGGCTCTGGAAGATGGTCAGCCCGTGCTTGCCCTTGACCACCATCTCGGCGAAATTGCGGCCCACGCCCAACAGCCGCGAGGACAGGACGTAGCGCACGTCCTCCAGGGGGATTTCCACCACGCCGTCCTCGGCGAGGCGGTGGCGCTGCGGCAACAGGAGCCAGCCCCGCTCCATGGCGGCCACGATCTCCTCCCGGGTGAGAAACGGCCCGCGCGGAATGAACAGCCGCCCGAAATCCACGCCCCCGTCGGTGCAGAGCCCGCGCAGGTCGGCCAGGGACTCGCCCAGGGCGGCGTTGAGCGCCGTCAGCGCCACCGCGACCTCCACGGTGCGGTCGGTGTCGGAAACCATCGGCGCCTCGCCGGTCAGGCGCACGTCCAGGCCGATGCGGGAATGGCCGCTGCGGCCGCTTATGTCCATCAGGTCGGTCAGGGCCAGGCCTTCCCGGGCGGCCCGGGCGCTTAAGTCGCGCACGAGCCCCCGCAGGATGTCGCTGGTGCGGGAAAAGCGCATGAGCCCGAAGGCCTGGGGCGCGGCCAGTTCCTCGTTGAAATGCACGTCGCCCATGGTCACGAGCTGGCCGTCGCCGGTGAGAAGCGGGGATGCGATCATGCTGCCTCCGTCCGGACGGCGGTGTGGTCTCGTCGCAATCCGGACAGCCCTTATAGGTCAAGGGCCTGTCCGGGGAAACCCCCCTTGTCGGCGCCGTCTTGCCTGGTGGGCTCGCGACTGCTACACACGGTCCACGACGTCGCGGCAGGCGCGTGGCCGCGCCTGGCCACGAAATTCCATTGGCGCCCCGCGCCCGCATGAGGGAACCAGCCATGTCGAGGATACCTCTGTCCCAGGCGCGGCCGGGCATGGTGCTGGCCGAGAGCGCCGAAAGCCCGGACGGCAAGTATGGGCTTTCGGCCGGGTTGGCCTTGGCCGAAGCCCACCTGCGGGTCCTGCGCGGCTGGCGCATACGCGAAATCGAGGTCGTCGCCGCTTTGGAAGCAGCCCCGGCGCTGGACGAAAAGGCCCCCGACGCCGCCGTGCTGGAACGTTTCGCCCACCTGCCCCCAAAGGAACCCGTCGTGGCCGCCCTGCTGCGGCTGGCCCTGGCCAGGGCCGCCGAACAGCCCGCCCCGGCACGCTGCCGCATCCCGGCCAACCGCCCCTTGCCGCCCGAGGCGGCCCTTTCGCCCGAGCGCATCCTGGCCAACGACCCGGTGCTGGTCTCGCTGCCCGAAGTCTTCATGCGCATCCGCGAGGTGTTAAGCGACCCGGATTCCACGGTGGAGGAGGCGGCGGCGGTCATCGGCAAGGACCCGAGCCTGACGGCCAAGATTTTAAAACTCGTCAACAGCGCCTTCTACGCCCGCACCATGCGCGTGTCCGGCAGCCTGCCGCCGGGCCCCGTGGATTCCTTGAACCGCGCGGTCATGCTCCTGGGCCTCAACCAGCTGTCCACCCTGGCCATGGGCGTGTCCGTGCTGCCCCTTTTCAAGGACATCCCGCCCGAATGCGTGGACATGCGCCAGTTCTGGCGCCACAGCGTGGGCGTGGCGCTGGTGGCCAAGCTGTTGGCCATGCGCCAGGGCGACCCGAACCCCGAGCGGTTTTTCGTGGCCGGGCTGCTCCACGACATCGGCCGGCTGGTGCTCTACAAGCAGTTGCCGGAAGTCGCCGGCGCCACGCTGTCCCTGGCCCTGTCCACGGGCCGGCCGCTCGACGACGTGGAACGGGAGCTCCTCGGCTACGACCATGCCCGGCTCGGCGGCATGCTGCTGCGCAAATGGCGCTTTCCCGAAAGCCTGGAACAGGCCGTATGGCGCCACCATGACCCCATGTCCGGCGAGGCGCCCCAGGAGGCGGCCCTCATCGGCGTGGCCGACATGGTGACCGTGGCCACCCTGTGCGACGGCGGCGGCGAGCGGAGCGTGCCGCGTTTCGTGCCGGAAGCCTGGCGCCTGGCCGACCTGGGCGCCTCGGAGCTGCCCGCCATCGTGGCCGCGGCCGAGACGCACCTCGACATCGTGTGCGCCATGTTCGCCTGAGGCCCGCGCCCGCTCGCGCCGCCGGCATGGACAACCGCCGCCCGGCGGCATACACATGGAACCCGTCTTCCGTCCCGCCCCACCCCGTCGCCCCTGCCTTTCACCATAAACCGAGCGAGTCCGTCATGGATACCTGCGCTACCCCGCTTCTCGCGTCGCCGCAACGCGTGGCCGAACTCAAGGTCGAATCCCTGTCCCAGGCCTCGGCGCAGCTTGGCCCGCGCCAGCTGTGCGAACTGGAGATGCTGCTTTCCGGCGCCTTTTCTCCGCTGGCCGGCTACATGGGCCGCGAGGACTTCGAATCGGTCCTGGCCGGCATGCGCCTGGCCGACGGCCGGCCCTGGCCCATGCCGGTCGCCCTCGACGTGCCCGAGGCCCTGGCCAAGCGCCTCGGCCCCGGGGACAAGCTGGCCCTGCGCGACCAGGAAGGCTTCATGCTGGCGGTTTTGACCGTGTCCGAAGTCTGGCCGTCCGCTCCGGCCCGCGAGGCGGCGGCGCTGTACGGCCTGGCCGATATCGACCGCCATCCCGAAGCCCGGGCCTACGCCGGCAAGGCCCCGTTCTGGCATGTCGGCGGCGCGATCGAGGGCGTCTCCCTGCCGCTGCACGCCGATTTCCCGGAACTGCGCCGCACCCCGGCCGAGGTCAGAGCCGTTTTTCGGCAACGCGGCTGGCGCAAGGTGCTCGGCTGCCAGCCCCGGGCCTTCCCCCACAACCGCCAGCGCGCCGTGCTGCGCAAGGCCGCCGCCGCCATCGAAGGCAGCATCCTGCTCGTGCGGGAAGCCGGCGACGCCATCAGCGGCGGCGCCCTCCATTTCGCCGGCGTGCGCTGCGCCAGGCTTTTCGCCGAGGCCTTTCCCCCCAACATGCTGCTCGTCAACCTGCTGCCCCTGTGCTCCCGGCAGGCCGGGCCGCGCCAGGCCCTGTTCGAGGCCCTGGTCCAGAAAAACCACGGCTGCACCCATACGCTCGTCGGCCTCGACCACGCCGACCCCCTGGACGCGGACGGCGCGCCGCTGTACGCGCCCGGCCAGGCGCAACGGCTGGTGGCCGATTTCGAGGCCGAAACCGGCATTGTCATGGTCCCGGAAACCGCCATGGACTATGTGGAGGAAAAGGCCCAGTTCGTGCCGCGATCGGCTGTCGCCCCGGGCATGACGGTCCGGGACCTGCCGCCGGCGGAACTCAAGCGGCGCCTGGAATTCGACCTGGACATCCCGGAATGGTTCACCCCGCCGGCCGTTGCCGCCGAACTGCGCGCCGTCTATCCGCCGCGCTCCCGCCAGGGCCTGACCCTCTTCATGACCGGCCTGTCCGGCGCCGGCAAATCCACCCTGGCTCGGCTCCTGTTCGTCAAGTTCATGGAACTGCGCACCCGGCCGGTCACCCTGCTCGACGGCGACATCGTGCGCCGCCACCTCTCCAGCGAGCTGACCTTCTCCAAGGAACACCGCAACCTCAACATCTCGCGCATCGGCTACGTGGCCAGCGAAATCACCAAAAACGGCGGCATCGCCATCTGCGCGCCCATCGCGCCCTACGAGAGCTCCCGGGCCGAAGCCCGCGCCCTGGTGCGCCCCTACGGCGGTTTCGTCGAAATCCACGTGTCGACGCCCCTGGCCGTGTGCGAACAGCGCGACCGCAAGGGCCTCTACGCCAAGGCCCGGGCCGGCATCGTCAAGGGCGTCACCGGCATCGACGACCCCTACGAAGTCCCCGCGCACCCGGAAATCAGCCTGGATACCGCCAAGCTCACCCCCGGCGAAGCCGTCCAGGAAGTGCTTCTCTACCTCGAACGCGAAGGCTATCTGGGCTGACGCGGCGACCCCGCCTTAGCCCCCGACCATCTTGCCGATGGCGGCCAGAAGCGGCCCTGGGCACAGGCCCAGGGCCACGACGCCGACGGATACGCCCCCAAGGGCCAGGGCGGCCGCCCATCCGGCCGGGCCGGGCACGGTCGGATGGGCCTCGATGCCCTCGCGCATGTAGAGCGTGGCCACCACGCGCAGGGCGTAGAAGATGCCGACCACGGCCATGAGGATGCCGAAGACGGCCAGGCCGGTGTAGCCGGCCCGCAGCGCCGCGCCGAAGACCAGGAACTTGCCGATGAACCCGGCCGTGGGCGGCAGGCCGGCCAGGGAAAGCAGGCAGGCGCACAGCGCCCCGGCCCGCCAGGGATAAACGTAGCCCAGGCCCCGGTAGGATGCGATGGCGTCGCGGTCGGCGCCCTCGCCCGACAGCGCGCCCACCGCCCCGAAGGCGCCGAGGTCCATGAGCGCGTAGGCGACGAGGTAAAAAAGCGCCGCCTCGCCGCCGCCGTCGTTGACGGCCAGCGCCGCCATCGCGATGTAGCCCATCTGACCGATGGAGGAAAAGGCCAGCAGCCGCTTGAGGTTTTGCTGGGCCAGGGCGCCGATGTTGCCCACGGCCATGGTCAGGGCGGCGGCCACGGTCAGGGCCGGGGCCAGCACGTCCATGGCCTCGGGGGAGGCGTCGGCGCAAACGTGGAGCAGGGCGGCGGCCACGGCCGCCTTGGAGCCGGTGGACAAAAACGCCGCCACCGGCGCCGGTGCGCCCTGGTAGACGTCCGGGGTCCACAGATGCACCGGGGCGAGCGACAGCTTGAACCCCAGCCCCACCAGGGCCAGGGCCAACCCGGCGGCGACGAGCGGGCCGCCGGCGGCCAGGGAATCGGTGATGTCGAGGCTGCCGCCGCCGGCGTAGAGAAGGCTTATGCCGAAGGCCAGCACGGCCAGGCCCACGGCCCCGGGCAGGAAGTACTTGAGCGCCGCCTCGGCCCCGAGCCCGTCGGCCACGCGGCTGGCGACCAGGGCATAGAGGCACAGCGAGGCCAGTTCCAGGCCAATGAGCAGCATGATCCAGTCGGTGGCCTCGGCCAGAAGCAGCATGCCCAGGGCCGACCAGAGCAGCAGGCCGTAAAGGGCGTCGCCGGCGAAATTACGCCGGTCGGCGTAGCGGGCGAGCAGGCCCGTCACGGCCAGGGTGATGGCACTGAGCAGCGCGGCGAAAAAGCGGGTCATGCCGCTCCCGTCGGCGCCGGCCCCGATGGCCCACAACCCGGGCAGCAGGGCGAAGACGGCGGCGACCACGGGCAGGGCCTTGCGGGCCGCGGCGCCCGGCAGCCAGGCCGCGCTCAGGGCGACCAGGCCGCCGATGGCCAGGGCGAGATGGGGAAAGAGGTCGGTTATATCGGCGGGCATGGCGTTCCTCGCGGTTACGGGCCGGTTGCGGCGTGCAGAGCCGGCCAGACCTGGCCGGCGATGGCGTCCAGGGGGCCGGCGGTCAGGCGCAGCACCGGGCCGGGGAACAGTCCGAGCCAGGCGATGGCCAGGACCAGGATGACGAGCAGGGCCGTTTCCCGGGCGTCGAGGTCCGGGAAGGGCAGGTCGCAGCGGGCCGGGCCGAAAAGCGTGTCCTTGGCCAGGCGCAGCAGGTAGACCAGCGTGGCGGCCATGCCGGCCACGGCGAAGCCGCCGGCCACGGTGTCGACCCGAAACAGCCCGAAAACCATCATGGCCTCGCCCACGAACCCGGACAGCCCGGGCAGGGCGGCGGCGGCCAGGATGCAATACAGAAACGCCGCTCCAAAGCCCGGGGCCTTGTTCCAGAGCCCGCCCAGCACGGCGAAGCGCCGGCTGCCCAGGCGCTCGCCGATCATGCCGGCCTGGGCAAAAAGGCCGCCCGAGGTCAGGGCGTGGCTGACCATCATCACCACCGCGCCGCCAAGGGCCAGGCGCGAGCCCGAGACGATGGCCGCCACGGCCAGGCCCATGTGGCCGATGCTCGAATAGGCGATCAGCCGCTTCACGTCCTCCTGGGCCAGGGCAACCACCGAGGCGTAGAACAGGCCGACAAGGCCAAGGACCGTCAGCACCGGGGCGAAGGCCACGGCCGCCTCGGGAAAAAGCGGCAGGGCGAAGCGGATCAGGGCATAGCCGCCGGTTTTAAGCAGCAGGCCGGCCAGGATGAGGCTGCCGGCCGTGGGCGCCTCGGTGTGGGCGTCGGGCAGCCACATGTGGACCGGCACCAGCGGAATCTTGATGGCGAACGACAGGACGAAGGCGGCAAAGAGCCACCGGGCCGTGGCAAGGGGCAGGGACAGGCGCGTGAGGTCGTAGAGGGCGAAGCTCGGCCCGTCGGGCAGATCGGCGGCATAAAGCCCCAGGGCGATGACGGCCAGGAACATGAGCAGGCCGCCCACGGCGGAAAACAGGAAGAACTTGATGGCCACCCGCATCCGCTCGCCGTGGCCGAAGATGCCGATGAGGAAAAAGACCGGGATGAGCTGGGCTTCCCAAAAAAGCGCGAAGAGAAACAGGTCCGTGGCCAGGAACACCCCCTGGACCGTGGCCAGGGAGGCCAGGATGAGGGCATGGTAGAGCGCCGGCCGGGCCTGGTCGTCACGGCGCGAGGCCAGCATGCAGCACAGGCCGATGCCTGCCGTCAGCACCACGAACACGAGGCTGAGGCCATCGCAGGACAGGGTGTAGCGGATGCCGAGCGCCGGTATCCAGGCCGCGTCCTCGACCACGGGCAGATCGGGCCGGCCGGCGGCGAAGAGCAGGACCACCAGCCCGGCCATAGCCAGCTCGACCAGGACGGCGGCCAGGGCGAAGCGGCGGCAGCCCTCGAGGGATCGCCGCAGCAAGGGCATGGCCGCTGCCGCAAGCAGGGGCCAGAAGACGAGCAGGGTCAGCCAGGGCATCTGCCGCATGAAGGCTCCGATTCCGTTAGGCTTTGTCTACAACCAACCAAAGGCGACCCAGGCCAGGATGGCGGCCACGGCGGTAAAGACCGCGGCCAGCGAGACGGCGATGCGGCCGCCGCCGGCGCGGCCGACGGCCCCGGAGAGGCCGCTGAGGCCGCTGGCCAGCCCAAGGGCTGCCCCGTCCAGGACGTCTTCGTCAATGGC of Solidesulfovibrio sp. contains these proteins:
- a CDS encoding formyltransferase family protein — encoded protein: MAIDIVLLSSNDDALSLRQILGAHGLAVTVHHLLDLPSLRELIPSLGPKSRLISYLSPVIVPADCLAAFSLGAYNFHPGSPDYPGTAPEAWACFERAKTFGATLHVMAPQVDAGEIIDCELLPVTSAKDRPGYGNVARQALALLFSRTAPALTREAPLSATSRRAWGGQRRTADDFTKMCQLSADMSREDLEHRLNSFGPPGPVEFSLTLHGLRFVMEAPGGVLGHLDPPQPERILGWVRDANAPSVRQEVKLVVDGRDYLLTADEFRPDVCEAGFGDGHSGFSWSVPGHLRDGRPHRVEAYCKGQPVPGSPKLAVFPRPPQDAPQA
- a CDS encoding LysM peptidoglycan-binding domain-containing protein; translated protein: MPIPFARLLPPVAVVALLALPVPARTELPAAPDTGQADAGTYTVQSGDTLGRIARKLGFSPDALVRANALSHPDRLTPGHILRLPVTESPAAAKAAQATSTAAPARPEAGQPAKAEASPSRAEPAQATAASDTAPPRQPAPDATAEAAPSGEATGPTTPKHSAKFRAYDIDRHAAGAYKHPTLGQLRLSQSADGIVLTKDNQNIPMRHLLYAIYDGADATGNVHNFQLVFGADGQVDALRYSTAGTGNVTFDKVKK
- a CDS encoding methyltransferase domain-containing protein; translated protein: MHERLLDWLVCPGCLPEERRLGISGQRREGADIVSGRLTCPGCGAAYAVEDGLADLTPPGLAVPAPQARYDGERLAASYLWSHFADLWNDPEATAASASFAALGDGARGPGLDAGCAVGRCTLELAARVGFAVGVDLSRQFVALARRIVREGGLAFFAPLQGLRTTECSFALPGRLRRGGVEFLRADAMALPFRREVFGVAVSLNLVDKLPAPRRHLRECQRVCAAPATLVVADPFSWSPDVAPPEAWLGGTPETGDSAAATAAFLAETPGWSARPGGNVAWSLRDHKNRYERITSEIVLARRAAAACRLP
- a CDS encoding Rossmann fold nucleotide-binding protein, which encodes MIASPLLTGDGQLVTMGDVHFNEELAAPQAFGLMRFSRTSDILRGLVRDLSARAAREGLALTDLMDISGRSGHSRIGLDVRLTGEAPMVSDTDRTVEVAVALTALNAALGESLADLRGLCTDGGVDFGRLFIPRGPFLTREEIVAAMERGWLLLPQRHRLAEDGVVEIPLEDVRYVLSSRLLGVGRNFAEMVVKGKHGLTIFQSPSPAGLPRRMEPKEFLVGAVRIALGPYVAFIERETSHPDVFHLASRLLDGIRTTGLATPRQVELYNGGEAAVETSGLAVRLRLYPADAALAKVAQRVLAPSRAKEVLAAGVDFAHLTEIFTPEVNAVLFDEITAAPGQGGSYGRIFMPGRMISIPWEQEEGEWLQEFQWRLVYEYARGNIAEGVLAGEEIPKRARPFLDVLKYVGGEQNLSKVFVSDALPPVDTLRVLKRNGIGVVVARGMGCAVGEVCRLPHFRMDQTLYEELVRLEGEGMRFYLLLEIDGARQVREFYRGLWVTRPGKELLPRVHTTMAMFGSSVDVLEPVLTGPIVDFLRRLRDHPRLGEGFGVAHGSGPGVMRIVDDAAAALGIYRIGVGINAEEIGQHTNFAPEAVAQFTNLALNTRQDILDRRSLFKVFNLGGFGTCYEINMALTFMKIGQCLPAPYIFVDPVGLGPGGQPFWRETLDQFRTLSSDLSGGGHRLGALGPRWIVDCCHEVAGYEEGYAVIAAFLDDPAAYWRARAIPLEKVRAARQNLRAAGMPIAPYIDEALEGE
- a CDS encoding HDOD domain-containing protein; the protein is MSRIPLSQARPGMVLAESAESPDGKYGLSAGLALAEAHLRVLRGWRIREIEVVAALEAAPALDEKAPDAAVLERFAHLPPKEPVVAALLRLALARAAEQPAPARCRIPANRPLPPEAALSPERILANDPVLVSLPEVFMRIREVLSDPDSTVEEAAAVIGKDPSLTAKILKLVNSAFYARTMRVSGSLPPGPVDSLNRAVMLLGLNQLSTLAMGVSVLPLFKDIPPECVDMRQFWRHSVGVALVAKLLAMRQGDPNPERFFVAGLLHDIGRLVLYKQLPEVAGATLSLALSTGRPLDDVERELLGYDHARLGGMLLRKWRFPESLEQAVWRHHDPMSGEAPQEAALIGVADMVTVATLCDGGGERSVPRFVPEAWRLADLGASELPAIVAAAETHLDIVCAMFA